In Humulus lupulus chromosome 6, drHumLupu1.1, whole genome shotgun sequence, a single genomic region encodes these proteins:
- the LOC133781989 gene encoding uncharacterized protein LOC133781989, protein MAAVATNRPQTLPEPTLKLDCIPQIDISSLSQTELHALSLCSSSAFDLHCTDDIVVPKIDRATFNESAGSRRQTYSRPRRSQSSSSSSSVRTVASAATGHRRRVAGLLPTPKVSHILADDPERYENRSIIDHLKRFISQDPKFNFVEFSQPSSQMEMGFNYEGGRGVAELDGGRDQMSLTSYGGERKRKRGRKPKLLKVQLEMQNVEPESYRGLEMVNRNGVAVDFSALGNADDPYGEEFRRRTVGLESEEALLGFLRELDGQWGSRRKKRKIVDASEFGDALPIGWKLLLGLKRKEGRAWIYCRRYISPNGQQFISCKDVSSYLQSVGCRNTPHLLNGHKNENNQEYRQITENHAGLIFKEGEQRQDLNSSSAAPTSTSYEQEKEVALFGMENLAEVQIHDLFECHKCSMTFDQKDAYLQHLLSFHQRTTRRYRLGSSVGDGVIIKDGKYECQFCHKVFLERRRYNGHVGIHVRNYVRKVEDVPGSTEQQKIESPTTEDLPAKISKMDALIEIAQSSILKTSARLGDGSKGGSAPDISLAIFSSEFPDFNPDHDMNTDSPHSEHDLDDCMIDQEHMDLQDNEHVVTDGTTEKTDGACEIVDVKMDSILDNSTLLATRKIENNALECFVKEDSSVFISDRVEKPAIELEGVTECDRLTPVSSQSICNVENAAKMDNDGTLGLEHLKPVQVNASTNNALEIDIEINMDGPTNNIAVESIQQCSEGTELHFEVSECSMSMLQPLPCFSSLKETSDKRQASEMGFEELRLEEIEPLQYSFVGGQDSSLQEVPIDLEGAVEMEGAFGSSVHFESGEVMLNMTGTRRDQLTACVWCGVEFNHNTVDSEMQSDSVGFICPTCKVRISGEFNELDNGSPVNHHPL, encoded by the exons ATGGCGGCGGTTGCCACAAACCGGCCCCAAACTCTGCCGGAGCCCACTTTGAAGCTTGATTGCATTCCTCAGATAGACATTAGCTCCCTCTCCCAGACGGAGCTTCACGCCCTCTCCCTCTGCTCCTCCTCCGCCTTCGACCTCCACTGTACCGACGACATCGTCGTCCCCAAAATTGACCGTGCCACCTTCAATGAAAGCGCTGGTTCTCGTCGCCAGACTTACTCTCGTCCTCGCCGCTCACAGTCTTCTTCGTCGTCGTCCTCCGTTCGCACCGTTGCTTCCGCCGCCACCGGTCATCGTCGTCGAGTTGCTGGACTTCTCCCGACTCCGAAAGTCTCGCATATCCTCGCTGATGATCCCGAACGCTACGAGAACCGTTCGATCATCGATCACCTCAAGCGTTTCATCTCGCAAGACCCTAAATTCAACTTTGTTGAGTTCTCTCAGCCTTCGTCGCAAATGGAAATGGGGTTTAATTACGAGGGAGGGCGAGGAGTTGCGGAGTTAGATGGGGGAAGGGATCAAATGTCATTGACGAGTTATGGCGGAGAGAggaagagaaagagagggagGAAGCCGAAATTGTTGAAGGTCCAACTTGAAATGCAAAATGTGGAGCCTGAGAGTTATCGAGGTCTGGAGATGGTGAACAGGAATGGCGTTGCGGTCGACTTTTCGGCTTTGGGAAATGCCGATGATCCATACGGAGAGGAGTTCAGAAGGAGAACAGTGGGTTTGGAGAGTGAGGAAGCGCTTCTAGGGTTTCTCAGAGAGTTGGATGGGCAATGGGGTAGTAGAAGGAAGAAGAGGAAGATTGTGGATGCGAGTGAGTTTGGTGATGCCTTACCCATTGGTTGGAAACTTCTGCTGGGCCTCAAAAGGAAAGAGGGTCGTGCCTGGATTTATTGCAGGAGATACATAAG CCCTAATGGACAACAATTTATAAGCTGCAAGGATGTTTCTTCATACTTGCAATCTGTTGGTTGTCGCAATACCCCGCATCTATTGAATGGTCACAAAAATGAAAATAATCAGGAATACAGGCAGATTACTGAAAAT CATGCAGGTTTGATCTTTAAGGAAGGAGAGCAAAGACAAGACCTAAATTCAAGTTCTGCTGCACCCACTTCTACTTCTTATGAGCAAGAGAAGGAAGTTGCTTTATTCGGGATGGAGAATCTTGCAGAGGTTCAGATACATGACCTCTTTGAATGTCACAAGTGCAGTATGACATTTGATCAGAAGGATGCATATTTGCAGCACCTTTTGTCCTTTCACCAAAGGACTACTAGGAGGTATAGGCTTGGTTCATCTGTTGGGGATGGAGTGATAATCAAAGATGGAAAATATGAATGCCAGTTCTGTCATAAAGTGTTTCTGGAACGTCGACGCTACAATGGCCATGTGGGGATACATGTAAGGAATTACGTGAGGAAGGTTGAAGATGTGCCGGGTTCAACTGAACAGCAGAAAATTGAATCTCCAACCACAGAGGATTTGCCCGCAAAGATCTCTAAAATGGATGCTTTAATTGAAATTGCTCAGAGTTCAATACTAAAAACTTCTGCGAGACTTGGTGATGGATCAAAAGGTGGCTCTGCTCCTGATATATCTCTTGCAATTTTCAGTTCGGAATTTCCCGATTTTAATCCTGATCATGATATGAACACGGATTCTCCTCATAGTGAACATGATCTTGATGATTGCATGATCGACCAGGAACATATGGATCTTCAAGATAATGAGCATGTGGTCACTGATGGAACTACAGAGAAAACTGATGGTGCTTGTGAAATTGTGGATGTTAAGATGGATTCAATACTGGATAATTCAACTCTTCTTGCTACTAGAAAGATAGAAAATAATGCACTTGAATGTTTTGTGAAGGAAGATAGTTCAGTATTTATCTCTGATAGAGTAGAAAAGCCTGCTATTGAGCTGGAAGGAGTTACTGAATGTGATAGGCTTACCCCGGTGAGTTCACAAAGTATTTGCAATGTTGAGAATGCAGCAAAAATGGATAATGACGGCACCTTAGGCTTAGAGCACCTGAAGCCTGTTCAAGTAAATGCTTCCACAAATAACGCACTAGAAATCGACATCGAAATTAATATGGATGGTCCAACTAATAACATTGCAGTAGAGTCTATACAACAATGTTCCGAAGGAACAGAACTCCACTTTGAGGTTTCTGAGTGTTCAATGTCCATGCTGCAACCATTACCTTGTTTTTCCTCATTGAAGGAAACTTCTGATAAG AGACAAGCAAGTGAAATGGGGTTTGAAGAGCTGAGGCTGGAAGAAATAGAACCTTTGCAGTACAGTTTTGTGGGTGGCCAAGATTCTTCCTTGCAGGAGGTGCCAATAGATTTGGAAGGTGCTGTTGAGATGGAAGGTGCGTTTGGTTCCTCTGTCCATTTTGAATCCGGGGAAGTGATGTTAAACATGACTGGAACTCGAAGAGATCAGCTTACTGCATGTGTATGGTGTGGGGTAGAATTTAACCATAATACTGTTGATTCTGAAATGCAATCAGATTCTGTTGGATTTATTTGTCCAACATGCAAAGTAAGGATATCAGGGGAATTCAATGAATTGGATAATGGATCACCTGTTAATCATCACCCGCTTTAA